The Rhabdothermincola salaria genomic interval GCCACGAGCTTGCGCAGCTCCTCGGCGACCAGCACGGTCAGGGCCACCACGATGCACAGGCCCCACTGCGCGACGGACAACGTCTCGGTGTCGAACAGCCGCTGGACCGGATCCCATTCGGTGGCCATCACCTGGAGGGCGACGACGCCGCCGATGGCGGCCCAGAGCTTGGGGTTGCTGAAGGCATAGCGGGTCAGGGCGCTGCGGTGCTCGGTGCGGGCGTTGAAGGCGTTCACCATCTGGAAGAGCACGAAGGTGTTGAACGTCATGGTGAGGGCGACCGCCTCGCCGTAGGCCTCGCGGGCCCAGACGAAGAGGCCGAGCGTGCCGACGGTCATCACCGCGGCGAAGAACAGCAACCGGACGACCCGGCTGAGCGAGAGGATGGGCGCGTCGCTCCGGCGCGGGTGGCGGTCCATGACCCCGGGGGCGGGCGGATCGACGCCGAGCGACATGGCGGGTGGGCCGTCGGCGATGATGTTCACCCAGAGCACCTGGATCGGCGTGAACGGCACGGGCAACCCGATGAGGCTGGCCGTGAGGATGGTGCCGATGGCGCCCAGGTTCGTCGACAGCTGGAAGCGGACGAACTTCACGATGTTGTCGTAGATCGTGCGGCCCCGCTCGACCGCCCCGACGATGGTGGCGAAGTTGTCGTCGGTGAGCACCATGTCGCCGGCTTCCTTGGTGACCTCGGTGCCGGTGATGCCCATGGCCACGCCGATGTCGGCGGTGCGCAGGGCGGCGGCGTCGTTCACGCCGTCGCCCGTCATGGCCACGACGTGCCCCCGCGCCTGGAGGGCCTTCACCACCCGGACCTTGTGCTCGGGCGACACCCGGGCGCACACCCCGATCCCCTCGATCGCCTGGGCCAGCTCGTCGTCGCTCATGGCGGTGAGGTCGTCGCCGGTCACGACCCGGCCCTCGATGCCGAGGTCAGCGGCGATGGCCCCGGCGGTGCTGGCGTGGTCGCCGGTGATCATCTTCACGTCGATGCCGGCCCGGTGGCACAACCGGATGGCGTCGCGGGCCTCGGACCGCGGCGGGTCGACGATGCCGACGAGGGCGTGCAACACCAACTCGTCGATCCACCGGTCGGGGTCGGCCACCTGCCCGTCGGGCCCCAGCACCTCCGATGCGGCGAGCCGTCGCGAGGCGACGGCCAGAACCCGTCGGCCCTCCGACGCGATCCGGCCGTTGTCGGCGTGGCGGGCCGAACGGGACTCGTCGTCGAGCTCGCGCACCGATCCGTCGCCGTCGAGGAACGCCGTCGAGCGCTCGAGCACCACGTCGGGGGCCCCCTTGACGTAGACGACGACGGCGTCGTCGTCGTCCTCGGCCCGGTGGAAGGTGGCCATGAACTTGGTGGCCGAATCGAACGGCACCTCGCCCAGCCGGGGGCGGGCCTCACGCAGGGCGTCGACGTCGATCCCCGCCTTGGCGGCCACGACCACGAGCGCCACCTCGGTGGGATCGCCCACCACCTCCGGCTCTCCGTCGCCATCGGTGCGCACCACGGCATCGGCGCACAGGGCGGCGGGCACGAGGGTCTCGGTCAGCTCGGCGGGGTCGGCCGTGCTCCCGTCGGGGTCCTCGAACCCACCCTCGAGGCGGTACCCCTCGCCGGTGGCGGCCCACGAACGACCACCCCGAACCACCTCGCGGGCGGTCATCTGGTTGAGCGTGAGGGTGCCGGTCTTGTCCGAGCAGATCGTGGTGGTGGACCCCAACGTCTCCACCGAGTGCAGACGCTTCACGATGGCGTTGCGCTTGGCCATCTGGGAGATGCCCACCGCCAGGGTGACCGTGACCACGGCGGGGAGCCCTTCGGGAATGGCCGCGACGGCCAGGGCGACCGCGCCCAGGGCCGCGTCACCGAACGTCTCTCCCTGGATCATCTGCAGGGCGAACACCAACCCCACGGCGACCAGGGCGATGGCCGCCAGCCGCTTGGTGAGGCCGTCGAGCTGGCGCTGCAGCGGAGTGTCGCCCACCTCGGCGGCGTTGAGGAGGTCGGCCACCTTGCCCATCTCGGTGTCCATCGCAGTGGCGGTGACGACCATCTCGGACCGGCCCCGGGTGACCGTGGTGTTCATGTACAGCGACCCGACGCGGTCGCCCAGGGGGACCTCGGGGCCCGGGGCCACCGACCCGTCCTTCTCCACCGCCACCGATTCGCCGGTGAGGGCCGACTCGTCGACGGACAGGTTGGCGGCCATGAGGATGCGGCCGTCGGCGGGCACCCGGTCGCCGGCCTCGAGGAGCACGACGTCGCCCGGGACGAGGTCGTCGGTGACGACCTCGCGCACCTCCCCGTCCCGACGGACCCGCACCCGCGAGATCAGCATCTCCTCGAGGGCGGCGAGGGCGTTGCTGGCCTTGGCCTCCTGCGTGTAGCCGAGGACGGCGTTGATCAACAGCACCACGGCGATGACGATGGGGTCCTTCAGGTCCCCGAACACGGCGGCCAGCACCGCGGCACCGGCCAGCAGGACCACGATGCCGCTGCGGAACTGATCCAGGAAGAGCTTCCAGCGCGGCCGCGGGGGCGTCTCGGCCAGGCGGTTCGGTCCGTAGCGGGCGGTGCGCTCGACGACCTCGGCCGAGGAGAGACCGACGGTGGGGTCCACCTCCAGCCGCTCCGCCGCCTCTGCGGCGGCCAGCACGTGCCAGTCCGGCGGGGTGGCCTCGGCGACGGACACGGACCCGCCCTCGGTCGAGGCGGACGGGGTGGGATCGGGCATCTACGGACTCCGGTCAGGTGGTGACGTGGCTTGAACGGACCCGACGGGCCTGTTCGATGCGACCGGAGGTCTCCCCCACCCGTGAAGGCCGATGGCACCGGGTGCCGACCGAGGCCGGCGCCGTGATGACGACACCATCGAGACGGGGTACTCCCCTCACTGCCGGGCAGTATGCCCCAACCCCGCCGCGGTCGACACCCACCCCGGCGCCGCGGCGCACGAGAGGTGACCGAAGGGGCGTCATCCGGGGTGGCGGAAGGGTGTGCGGCCACTGCGGTGGGCCGCCGGTCCCTCCATCCCCCGGTGCAGGTTGACGGCCGAGTTGATCAGACCGATGTGCGAGAACGCCTGTGGGAAGTTGCCCAGCTGGCGCCGGCTGTCGGGCTCCCACTCCTCGGCCAGCAGGCCCACGTCGTTGCGCAACGACAGCAGCCGCTCGAAGAGGCGCTCGGCGTCGTCGGCGCGACCGATGAGGACGAGGTTGTCCACCAGCCAGAACGTGGTGAGGAGGAAGGCGCCCTCCCCGGGGGGCAGGCCGTCGACCGTTCCGTGGGGGTTGTCATGTCCGTCGAGGTCCTCCTCCTCGACGATGACGTCGGTGTGGTAGCGCAGGACGAAGCCGTCGACGAGGAGGTCGCGCTCGATGGCCTCGATGGTGGCCACGATGCGGCTGTCGTCGGGTTCGAGGAACCCCACCAGGGCCAACATGAGCAGCGACGCATCGAGGGCCGAGGAGCCGTAGTACTGGGTGAAGGCCCCCACCTCGTCGTTCCACCCCTCGGTGCACACCTCGGCGTGGATCTCGTCGCGCAGGGCTCGCCAACGGTCGAGGCCGTCGTGGCGTTCGGCCTCCTCGCAGAGCTTCACCCACCGGTCGATGGCCACCCAGGCCATCACCTTGGAGTGCACGAAGTGCCGCTGCGGGCCCCGCACCTCCCAGATGCCGTCGTCGGGCCGGCGCCACACCTCGGCCACGTGCTCGACCAGCATGCGCGACAGCGCCCAGGCGTCCGGGGGCAGCGGTCGGTCGAGGGCGCGCGAGGTCGTGAGGAACATGTCCATGACCTCGCCGTAGACGTCGAGCTGGAACTGGCCGTGGGCCCCGTTGCCGATGCGCACGGGCGTCGAGTCCTCATAGCCGGGCAACCAGTCGAGCTCCGATTCGGTCAGGCGGCGCTCCCCGGCCACGCCGTACATGATCTGCATCTTCTCGGGGCTGCCCGCCACGGCCCGTCGCAGCCACTCGCTCCACTCCAGTGCCTCCTCGTCGTAGCCGCACTCCACGAGGGCATCGAGGGTGAAGGTGGCGTCGCGCAGCCAGCAGTACCGGTAGTCCCAGTTGCGCACGCTCCCGATCCACTCCGGCAGCGAGGTGGTGGGGGCGGCCACGATGCCGCCCGTGGGCTCGTAGGTGAGGGCCTTGAGGGTGATGAGCGATCGGCGCACTGCGCCGCTCCACCGCCCGACGTCGAGGCAGGCGCCGGCCCAGTCCCGCCACCACTGCTCGGTCGACGCCAGCGCCTCGTCGGGGGCAGGGAAGCCGGGAGGGTCCTCGTGGGAGGGGAACCAGGCCAGGGCGAACGTCTCCTCGTGGCCGGCATCGACGCCGAACGTGTTGACGCTGGTCATGTCGTGGCCCCGGGTCGGCACGGATGCGTGGAAGACCACGCCGTCGGCGCCGCCGCGAGCCTCGATGCCCCCGTCGTGGCGCCGGGCCCAGGGCACCAGCGATCCGTAGTCGAAGCGGATCGCCATGTCGCTCTGGAAGGCGACCTCACCCTCGAGGCCACGGACGATCCGCAGGATCGACGGGTGCTCGAGGTCGTGGCGGGGCATGAAGTCGATGACCATCGCTCGGCCGGTCGCCGTCGTGAAGGTGGTCTCGAGCACCAGGGTGTCCTCGCGGTAGCAGCGCGTCACCTCCACCACCTCGTCGGTCGGGGCGATGCGCCAGCGACCGTGCTCGGGTCCGCCCAGGAGGGCCGCGAAGCAGGCCGCCGAGTCGAAGCGAGGTGCGCACCACCAGTCGATGGAGCCGTCCTTGCCGACCAGGGCGACCGTGCGCGCGTCACCGATCAGTGCGTAGTCCTCGATGGGGGCCATTCCGAGAGCCTGGCATCGTCGTCCCGCGCCGACGGAGCCGGGATCGACACCGGAGGGGTCCGCCGGTCCGCTGCGTGCCCAACCGGTACGGTGACTCCGACCGCCCACCTCGCCTGGAGTGACGATGCCCCTTTCCGTGGATCGGCCGCGATCGGACCTCTTGGTCATGTTCGGTGCCTCCGGTGACCTGGCCAAGAAGAAGCTGTTTCCTGCCATCTACCGGCTGGAGCGGCGGGGGTTGTTGGGGATCCCGGTCATCGGGGTGGCGCTCGACGACTGGACCGACGACGACCTGCGCAATCACGCTCGCGCCTCGATCGCCGAGCAAGGCGAGGAGTGGGACGACGACGCCTTCGAGCGCCTGGCGGCGAACCTGCGGTACGTGTCGGGCGACTACACCGACCCGGCCACGTTCGAGAAGCTCCGGGCCGCCGCCGGGCCCGCCGAGCACCCCATCTTCCACTTCGCCATCCCCCCGTCGATGTTCGCCACGGTGGCCGACGGCATCGCCGGGGTCGGCCTGGCCGACGGCGCCCGGCTCGTCATCGAGAAGCCGTTCGGACGGGACCACGACTCCGCCGTCGAGCTCAACGACACGTTGCACCAGCACTTCCCCGAGTCGGCCATCTTCCGCATCGACCACTTCGTGGGCAAGGAGGCGCTGCGGAGCCTGCTGGTCACCCGCTTCGCCAACGCGATCGTCGAGCCGCTCTGGAACCGCAACGTGGTCTCCGCGGTGAAGATCACCATGGCCGAGGCCTTCGGGGTCGAAGACCGTGGCGCCTTCTACGACTCGGTCGGTGCCATGCGGGACGTGATGCAGAACCACCTGCTGCAGATGGTGGCGCTGCTGGCCATGGAGCAGCCGGTGAAGGAGGACGCCCGCTCCCTGCGCGACGAGAAGGCCAAGGTGCTCGAAGCCTGCCGGCCCGTCGATCCGACCCACTTCGTGCGAGGCCAGTACGACGGCTACCTCGAGGTCCCCGGTGTCCGTCCCGGCTCGGACACCGAGACCTACGCCGCCTTCCGCCTCGACATCGACTGCCCCCGCTGGAGCGGCGTGCCCTTCTTCCTGCGGGCGGGCAAGGCGCTCGAGCGCACCGTCACCGAGATGACCATCGAGTTCAAGGCTCCGCCCCGACCGATGTGGATCCCCGAGCACTCGCACCTGCCCCACAACTCGATCCGCATCGAGGTCAAGCCCGAGAACTTCGCCGCTCTCACCTGGCTGCGCAAGGAGCCCGGCGACGAGATGATGCCCACCGCCGTCACGTTGGCGCCGGCCCCCGACGAGCGCGCCGACATCGGCCCGGAGCCCTACGAGCTCCTCATCGAGGAGGCCATGACCGGCGATCCCACCCTCTTCGCCCGCGAGGACTCGGTGCTCGAGTCGTGGCGCGTCGTCGACCGGATCCTGGACGAGTACCCCGAGGTCCAGCGCTACAGCCAGGGGTCGTGGGGGCCCCGTCGGGCCGCCGACCTCGTGCGCCACCACGGGGGCTGGCCAGAGGAGCCCCCCGGGGAGCACCAGTGAGCGACGGTTCGGCCGGACCGCCCGACGTCTACCTCGTCCGCCACGGTGCCACCGAGTGGAGTCGCGACGGACGTCACACCGGCCGCACCGACATCCCCCTGCTGCCCGAGGGCGAGGAGCAGGCCCGGGCGACCGGCGCCCTGCTCGCCGGTCGCACCTTCTCGACCGTGCTCACCAGCCCGCTGCAACGGGCCCGTCGCACCGCCGAGTTGGCCGGCCACGCCGCCGCTGAGGTCGACGACGACCTCGTCGAGTGGGACTACGGCGACTACGAGGGGGTCACCAGCCGGGAGATCCAGCGCACGGTGCCCGACTGGACGGTCTGGTCGGGTCCCATCCCCGGGGGAGAGACCCTCGCGGAGGTGGCGACCCGCTGCGATCGGGTGATCGAACGCCTCCGGGCCGTCGACGGCGACAGCCTCGTCGTCGCCCACGGCCACCTCCTGCGCGTGTTCACCGCCCGATGGTGCCGCCTCGACCCGGTCGAGGGGCGGCGGTTCGTGCTGGGCACCGCCACCCTGTCGCGCCTGGGCTGGGAGCACGACATGCCCTGCGTCCACCTCTGGAACGCCAGGGGCTGAGGGCGGCTCGACCGGGTGGCGACCTCAGTCGCCGCCTCGCAGCGAGCGCACCAGGCCGACGACCTCGTCGCGGAGGCGATCGACGAGGTCGTCGACGTAGGTGACCGGGTCCGGGCCCTCCTCGTCGAGGAGAGGCGTGAGGTCGGCGGCGAGGACCACCTCGCCGGCCGCGTCGGCCCGGTGGGGATCGTCGAACGTGGCGTTGGCCCGCCGTCGGGCGGCGGCGGCGACGTCGTAGGGCTTGACCGCCACCTGGCTGGCGTGAGCGGCCAGGAGGCGGGCCCCGAGCTCGCCGTGGCCGGAGGCGTCGAGGCGGACCTTGGCCGCATCAGGTAACCAGTCGTGCCCCCGCCAGACCTCCACCCCCAACAGCTCCGCGGGGCGCTCGTCGTGGCCCAGTCGCCGGCAGGCGTCGATCACGGCGAGGGCGACAGCCACGTGGGTGGGGTGGCGATCGAGGAGCGAGTGGGTGAGGACCCGGGTCGGTCGAGCGGCGCGGAGGAGCTCGGCGACCTCGCCCACCACGGCGAGGCGGCTTCGTGGGTCGAGGATCTCGGCACTGGGCCGGCCGAGCTGGAGCTGCAGCCCGTAGCGGCCGATGCGGGCGGCGTTGCGCTGCTCCTGGCGACGACGCGCCGGCAGCCCGTCGCGATCGGCCGCGTCGGTGGCCTGCGGACCGGGGGCACCCGCACCGTCGGCGACGGTCAGGCCCGTGAACCAGCGGAGGGGATCGTCGCGGCACGCACCGATGTCGGCCAGGCCGAGCAGCTCGACGTCGTCGGGGTGGGCCCCGACGGCCACCACCGTGGTGCGCGCCAGCGCGTCGTCGACGCCGGCGCCGTCGGGCACGAGCACGTCGACCGTGCGACCGGGCTCGACGAGGAAGGCGGGCAGGCGACTCACCCGCCCAGTGTGGTGGCCTCAGGCGTAGAGCGCCTCGATCCGATCGGCGTAGCGGGCGTGCACCCCGCGCCGCTTGAGCTTGGAGGTGGGGGTGAGCACGTCGGTGTCCGGCAGCCACTCCTCGCCGAGGATGGCCACCTTCTTGACGGCCTCGGCGTTGTTGAACTCGGCCATCACCTCCCGCACGCCCTGGTCGACCGCGGCGACCACCTCGGGGTGGGCGGCCAGGTCGTCGAGGTCGTCGAACTCGATGCCCTGCCCCTTGGCCCACACGGGCGCCACCTCGGGATCGAGGGTGACGAGGGCGGACACGAAGGGACGCTTGTCGCCGATGGCGCAGGCCTGCCCGATGAGCGGCACGAGCTTGAGGGAGGCCTCGAGATTGGCCGGGCTCACGTTCTTGCCACCGGCGGTGATGATGAGCTCCTTCTTGCGGTCGACGATGCGCAGGTAGCCGTGCTCGTCGATCACGCCGATGTCGCCGGAGTGGAGCCAGCCGTCGTCGTCGAGCGCCTCGGCCGTCTTCTCCGGCGCGTCGAGGTACCCGCCGAAGACGTTGCCGCCCCGGAAGACCACCTCGCCGTCGTCGGCCAGGGCCACCTCGGTCCCGGGGATCGCCGGTCCGACCGTGCCCGCCTTGACCCGCGTGGGGGTCCAGGTCATCGGACCGGTGGACTCCGACATGCCGTAGATCTCCGACATGGGCACACCGATGGCGCGGAACCAGGTGAGCACCTCGGCAGGGATCGGCGCCGCTCCGCTCACGGCCCCCAGGACCTGGTCGAGCCCGACCAGCTCACGGACGGGTCGGAAGGCGACCTCGTCGAGGAAGGCCCACGTCGCCAGCTGCTCCTCGGTGGCCTCCCCCCAGTCGATGGCCCGGGCGATGGGCGTGGCCGCGGCGATCGCGTCGTCGAACTGCTGCTTCTTCTCCGGGTCGAGGCCGAGGGCGGCGTTCACGCCGGCGTGGATCTTCTCGAAGACCCGCGGCACACCGAACAGGAAGTGGGGACGCACCTCCTTGAGGTAGGTCGACAACAGGGAGGGGTCGGGGCAGGTGGTGACCTCGTAGCCGAGCATGAGCCCGGCGTAGTGGGAGGTGACCCGCTCGGCGATGTGGGCCATGGGCAGGTACGACACGACCCGCTTGCCGACGTGGTCGTCCCACGGCAGGAGCGGCTTGAGGCTCTCGAGGGTCCACACCGCGTTGCGATGGGTGATGGTGACGCCCTTGGGCGGCCCGGTGGTGCCCGAGGTGTAGATGATGGTGGCCAGGCTGGCAGGGTCGACCTCGGCGGAGGCGGGCTCGAGGTCGAGCGGCTCGCTCTGCAGGAGGTCGGCCAGCGCGACACCGTCGTCGGGCAGCTCGCCGTCGGGCTGGGCCACCACGAGGTGGCGGAGGCGGGGCAGCTCGTCGCGCACCGCCAGGAAGCGGTCGAGGAAACCGCGGTCCTCCACCACGGCCACGACCGCCTCGCAGTGGCCGGCGAGGTAGGCGATCTGCTCCGGCGACGACGAGTTGTAGATCGACACGGGGGTGGCGCCGAGCGAGGCGACGGCCAGGTCGACGACGTGGAACTCGGGGACGTTGCGCAACATGAGCACCACCCGATCGCCCGACCGCACGCCGAGGTCGCGCAGGCCGGTGGCCAACCGGGCCACGCGGTCGCGGTACTCGGCGTAGGTCCAGTGGTGCCAGGTCTCGTCGTCGCCGCGCCAGCGGAGGGCCACCTGGTCGGGGATGCGGGCGCTGAGCGCGGCGAACTCCCCGGGGATGGTGCGGCCGTCGGCCAGCGCGTCCAGGTCGGATTCGGTCACCTCGGTGACGGCCATGGGGTCTCCTCGGGTCGACGGGCTGTGTCGCGGGTCACAGTAGGGGCCCATTGTGGCCCAGTGTCGGCCGGCCTGTCCCGTCGTGGGTGACGATTCCGTCAGCGAGCGCGCGGCACCGCGGCGGGCCGGGCCGCTCGGTTGTGGGGACCGACGACGAGGCGGCACACTTGGCCCCGCAGAGTCTTGACCGAACGGTCAAGAACGCTCCCGCTCCTCGGCCCGAAGGGACCCACCATGACCACCGCGGTGATCGTCGATGCCATCCGCACCCCCGGCGGCAAGCGCAACGGCTCCCTGTCGGGCTGGCATCCCGCCGACCTGGCCGCGGAGACGCTCCGGGCCCTCGTGGACCGCAACGACCTCGACCCGGCGCTGGTCGAGGACGTGATCATGGGCTGCGTGATGCAGGCCGGCGCCCAGGCCCTCAACATCGGACGCAACGCCGTGCTGGCCGCCGGCTTCCCCGAGTCGGTGCCGGCCACCAGCATCGACCGCCAGTGCGGCTCCTCGCAGCAGGCGGCCCACTTCGCGGCCCAAGCCGTGATGGCCGGGGTGCACGACGTCGTGATCGCGGCCGGGGTCGAGGTCATGAGCCTGGTGCCGATGGGGGCCTCGGTCTCCAAGAACGTGGGCTTCCCGTTCGGACCCCGCATGGAGGCCCGCTACGCCGAAGCCGGCGGCCTCGTGCCCCAGGGCATCTCGGCGGAGATCATCGCCGACCGCTGGGACCTGTCCCGCGAGGACCTCGACGCCTACGGCGCCCGGTCCCAGCAGCGGGCGGCAACGGCTCGCGACGAGGGTCGCTTCGAACGCGAGATCCTCGCGGTCGCGGCCAAGCCCCGCGACAAGGAGACGGGCGAGCTGATCCGGTCCGACGCCACGCTGACCGCCGACGAGGGCATCCGCGACACCACGACCGCCGACACCCTCGCCAACCTCAAGCCCGCCTTCAAGCCCGACGGCAAGATCACCGCCGGCAACTCCAGCCAGATCACCGACGGGGCCTCGGCGCTACTCGTGATGAGCGAGGAGAAGGCCGCGCAGCTCGGCCTCACCCCCCGTGCCCGGTTCCACAGCTTCGCCCTGGCCGGTGTCGACCCGGTGACCATGCTCACCGGGCCCATCCCCGCCACCCAGAAGATCCTCGACAAGTCCGGGCTCTCCATGGACGACATCGACCTGGTGGAGATCAACGAGGCCTTCGCCTCGGTCGTGTTGGCGTGGGAGAAGGAGCTCCACCCCGACATGGACAAGGTGAACGTCAACGGAGGGGCCATCGCCCTCGGCCACCCCCTGGGGGCCTCGGGCACCAAGCTCATGGCCACCCTGCTCAACGAGCTCGAGCGCACCGGCGGCCGCTACGGCCTGCAGACCATGTGCGAGGGCGGCGGCCTGGCCAACGCCACCATCATCGAACGCCTGGGCTGACTCGCCCCTCCGCTGACTCCGGCGACCGTGCCGCGGTCGGTGCCAATGATTGCAATGATGGGGACCGCCACACCATGGGGGTCCACATGCCGAATGACGAGCGCAACACCGCACCAGCCGCCTTCCCGCGGCTCTTCAGCCCCCTGCGCATCGGCCCCCTGACCGTCCGCAACCGCATCGTCAACACCACCCACGGCACCGGGCTGGGTGCCGACCGCGACGTGCGCTACCTGCAGGAGCGGGCCCGGGGCGGGGCGGGCCTGCTCGGTGTGCACGGTGGGGGCGGCGTCTACGGCTACGCCCTCGGCCCGGGGCCGGAGGCACCCGCACCGGACTGGGACCACAAGGCCCTCTCGCCCGTGAGCGCTGCGGGCATCGCCTTCTACGACGAGACCACGAT includes:
- a CDS encoding glycoside hydrolase family 15 protein; amino-acid sequence: MAPIEDYALIGDARTVALVGKDGSIDWWCAPRFDSAACFAALLGGPEHGRWRIAPTDEVVEVTRCYREDTLVLETTFTTATGRAMVIDFMPRHDLEHPSILRIVRGLEGEVAFQSDMAIRFDYGSLVPWARRHDGGIEARGGADGVVFHASVPTRGHDMTSVNTFGVDAGHEETFALAWFPSHEDPPGFPAPDEALASTEQWWRDWAGACLDVGRWSGAVRRSLITLKALTYEPTGGIVAAPTTSLPEWIGSVRNWDYRYCWLRDATFTLDALVECGYDEEALEWSEWLRRAVAGSPEKMQIMYGVAGERRLTESELDWLPGYEDSTPVRIGNGAHGQFQLDVYGEVMDMFLTTSRALDRPLPPDAWALSRMLVEHVAEVWRRPDDGIWEVRGPQRHFVHSKVMAWVAIDRWVKLCEEAERHDGLDRWRALRDEIHAEVCTEGWNDEVGAFTQYYGSSALDASLLMLALVGFLEPDDSRIVATIEAIERDLLVDGFVLRYHTDVIVEEEDLDGHDNPHGTVDGLPPGEGAFLLTTFWLVDNLVLIGRADDAERLFERLLSLRNDVGLLAEEWEPDSRRQLGNFPQAFSHIGLINSAVNLHRGMEGPAAHRSGRTPFRHPG
- a CDS encoding PIG-L deacetylase family protein, with the protein product MSRLPAFLVEPGRTVDVLVPDGAGVDDALARTTVVAVGAHPDDVELLGLADIGACRDDPLRWFTGLTVADGAGAPGPQATDAADRDGLPARRRQEQRNAARIGRYGLQLQLGRPSAEILDPRSRLAVVGEVAELLRAARPTRVLTHSLLDRHPTHVAVALAVIDACRRLGHDERPAELLGVEVWRGHDWLPDAAKVRLDASGHGELGARLLAAHASQVAVKPYDVAAAARRRANATFDDPHRADAAGEVVLAADLTPLLDEEGPDPVTYVDDLVDRLRDEVVGLVRSLRGGD
- the zwf gene encoding glucose-6-phosphate dehydrogenase: MPLSVDRPRSDLLVMFGASGDLAKKKLFPAIYRLERRGLLGIPVIGVALDDWTDDDLRNHARASIAEQGEEWDDDAFERLAANLRYVSGDYTDPATFEKLRAAAGPAEHPIFHFAIPPSMFATVADGIAGVGLADGARLVIEKPFGRDHDSAVELNDTLHQHFPESAIFRIDHFVGKEALRSLLVTRFANAIVEPLWNRNVVSAVKITMAEAFGVEDRGAFYDSVGAMRDVMQNHLLQMVALLAMEQPVKEDARSLRDEKAKVLEACRPVDPTHFVRGQYDGYLEVPGVRPGSDTETYAAFRLDIDCPRWSGVPFFLRAGKALERTVTEMTIEFKAPPRPMWIPEHSHLPHNSIRIEVKPENFAALTWLRKEPGDEMMPTAVTLAPAPDERADIGPEPYELLIEEAMTGDPTLFAREDSVLESWRVVDRILDEYPEVQRYSQGSWGPRRAADLVRHHGGWPEEPPGEHQ
- a CDS encoding histidine phosphatase family protein, translating into MSDGSAGPPDVYLVRHGATEWSRDGRHTGRTDIPLLPEGEEQARATGALLAGRTFSTVLTSPLQRARRTAELAGHAAAEVDDDLVEWDYGDYEGVTSREIQRTVPDWTVWSGPIPGGETLAEVATRCDRVIERLRAVDGDSLVVAHGHLLRVFTARWCRLDPVEGRRFVLGTATLSRLGWEHDMPCVHLWNARG
- a CDS encoding cation-translocating P-type ATPase, which produces MSVAEATPPDWHVLAAAEAAERLEVDPTVGLSSAEVVERTARYGPNRLAETPPRPRWKLFLDQFRSGIVVLLAGAAVLAAVFGDLKDPIVIAVVLLINAVLGYTQEAKASNALAALEEMLISRVRVRRDGEVREVVTDDLVPGDVVLLEAGDRVPADGRILMAANLSVDESALTGESVAVEKDGSVAPGPEVPLGDRVGSLYMNTTVTRGRSEMVVTATAMDTEMGKVADLLNAAEVGDTPLQRQLDGLTKRLAAIALVAVGLVFALQMIQGETFGDAALGAVALAVAAIPEGLPAVVTVTLAVGISQMAKRNAIVKRLHSVETLGSTTTICSDKTGTLTLNQMTAREVVRGGRSWAATGEGYRLEGGFEDPDGSTADPAELTETLVPAALCADAVVRTDGDGEPEVVGDPTEVALVVVAAKAGIDVDALREARPRLGEVPFDSATKFMATFHRAEDDDDAVVVYVKGAPDVVLERSTAFLDGDGSVRELDDESRSARHADNGRIASEGRRVLAVASRRLAASEVLGPDGQVADPDRWIDELVLHALVGIVDPPRSEARDAIRLCHRAGIDVKMITGDHASTAGAIAADLGIEGRVVTGDDLTAMSDDELAQAIEGIGVCARVSPEHKVRVVKALQARGHVVAMTGDGVNDAAALRTADIGVAMGITGTEVTKEAGDMVLTDDNFATIVGAVERGRTIYDNIVKFVRFQLSTNLGAIGTILTASLIGLPVPFTPIQVLWVNIIADGPPAMSLGVDPPAPGVMDRHPRRSDAPILSLSRVVRLLFFAAVMTVGTLGLFVWAREAYGEAVALTMTFNTFVLFQMVNAFNARTEHRSALTRYAFSNPKLWAAIGGVVALQVMATEWDPVQRLFDTETLSVAQWGLCIVVALTVLVAEELRKLVARWIGR
- a CDS encoding thiolase family protein; translated protein: MTTAVIVDAIRTPGGKRNGSLSGWHPADLAAETLRALVDRNDLDPALVEDVIMGCVMQAGAQALNIGRNAVLAAGFPESVPATSIDRQCGSSQQAAHFAAQAVMAGVHDVVIAAGVEVMSLVPMGASVSKNVGFPFGPRMEARYAEAGGLVPQGISAEIIADRWDLSREDLDAYGARSQQRAATARDEGRFEREILAVAAKPRDKETGELIRSDATLTADEGIRDTTTADTLANLKPAFKPDGKITAGNSSQITDGASALLVMSEEKAAQLGLTPRARFHSFALAGVDPVTMLTGPIPATQKILDKSGLSMDDIDLVEINEAFASVVLAWEKELHPDMDKVNVNGGAIALGHPLGASGTKLMATLLNELERTGGRYGLQTMCEGGGLANATIIERLG
- a CDS encoding AMP-dependent synthetase/ligase; protein product: MAVTEVTESDLDALADGRTIPGEFAALSARIPDQVALRWRGDDETWHHWTYAEYRDRVARLATGLRDLGVRSGDRVVLMLRNVPEFHVVDLAVASLGATPVSIYNSSSPEQIAYLAGHCEAVVAVVEDRGFLDRFLAVRDELPRLRHLVVAQPDGELPDDGVALADLLQSEPLDLEPASAEVDPASLATIIYTSGTTGPPKGVTITHRNAVWTLESLKPLLPWDDHVGKRVVSYLPMAHIAERVTSHYAGLMLGYEVTTCPDPSLLSTYLKEVRPHFLFGVPRVFEKIHAGVNAALGLDPEKKQQFDDAIAAATPIARAIDWGEATEEQLATWAFLDEVAFRPVRELVGLDQVLGAVSGAAPIPAEVLTWFRAIGVPMSEIYGMSESTGPMTWTPTRVKAGTVGPAIPGTEVALADDGEVVFRGGNVFGGYLDAPEKTAEALDDDGWLHSGDIGVIDEHGYLRIVDRKKELIITAGGKNVSPANLEASLKLVPLIGQACAIGDKRPFVSALVTLDPEVAPVWAKGQGIEFDDLDDLAAHPEVVAAVDQGVREVMAEFNNAEAVKKVAILGEEWLPDTDVLTPTSKLKRRGVHARYADRIEALYA